The Fimbriimonadaceae bacterium nucleotide sequence GACTTTTAAGATTCGCCGAAGCAACGCCGAATTGAAGCTGGAAATTACAATCGGACAGGGGTAGATGGCTGATTGTAGATTGTGGATTGTAGATTGTAGATTGTAGATTGTAGATTGGGGATTGGGGATTGGGTCGATCTTAGAGGAATCGCAGTAAGCAGCTGCTCACTCTCAGCGATGAGCTACGAGATAATCCGATAATCCCTCAGCTTCCACTTCACTTCCGGCCTTCCGTAGTAAGTGTCCACATAGGGCGAGATCAGCATATCCGCCCAGACACCCTTACCATGTCCAGCCATCCGCTCTGCTGAGTTAAAGGCGGTGAACCGAACCATCACTCCGTCCGGCGTGCGCACGGTCAGAAGCATATGCTCGGGCCTCTTCGATGGACGCAGTTGCTCGATTGCCACGTTGCGAACGATAAACTGCGGCTCGGGGTTTGAATCGCCAAACGGCTCCAGCAAGGAAAGGGAGTTTACGGCGTCAAGTTCGATATCTCGCCCCAAGACTTCGTCATCGGCCTTGTAGATCTTCGAGAAGTCGGCTTGTGCCATCTCCACGGCACCATACTTTGCGAGCGCATCTGCCGCTTCTTCGAGTCGATTAGCATCCACACCAAAGCCAGCTGCCATGGCGTGTCCTCCACCGGATAGGAGGTCGGGGTGTGCCCGAATAGCTTCAGCCAGGTTAAAGCCCGGAATGGACCTTCCAGACCCCTTTCCGATGCCTTTCTGCGAATCGATCGAGACAACAAACACTGGTCGTCGGAAGTGATCGACAAGCTTGCCGGCGGCGATCCCGATAATGCCAGGATGCCAGTTTGGGCTGCCCACGACGATCACCGATGCGTCTTGTTTGCCCATGCTATAAACCATCTCTCGGGCTTCATCGACAAGGCTTTGCTGATCGTTGCGGCGTTGGTTATTCAGTTCTTCGAGTCTCGCCGCAAGTCCATCAGACTCGCTTTGATCCGTGCTCAATAGCAAACGAAGCGAGATGTCGGCATCGTCTATCCGTCCTGCAGCGTTCAATCGGGGCCCAAGCTGGTATCCGATGTGGAAGGTCTTAAGCTTCTCGCCGTTGCTGACGTTGATTCTTGATTCGCGCATCAGCGCCTGCAATCCGGGCTTCTTTGTTTCCTTAAGCCGCTCCAGTCCGAACTTGGTGATAATGCGATTCTCGTCAACAAGGGGCATCACGTCGGCAACGGTTCCAAGGACGGCCAAGTCCAGATAAGCGCGGTAATACGCTTCCAAAGGGTGTCCAAGCGAGCGTGTGATGCCAGCGCAAAGCTTAAAAACCACACCTGAGCCGCTCAGATTCTGGAAAGGATATTCGCTATCTTCGCGATGCGGGTTCACGACGGCATGGGCTTCGGGGAGGTCTTTGCCGACGGTGTGGTGATCGGTAACCACCACCGTCATGCCTTCGCTGCGTGCAGCTTCTACCGCTTCCAATGCTGTAATCCCACAGTCGCACGTGAGAAAGAGCTTCGCCCCCTCGGCCTTAGCATCGCTTACCGCTGATTCGTGGATGCCGTAGCCTTCTTTGATTCGGTGGGGAACATGGGTCGTGACGTCCGCCCCGATCTTTTGGAGGAATCGCGTAAACAACGCGGCGCTGCTTACGCCGTCTACATCGTAGTCGCCATGAACGAAGATCTTCTCTCGGCGTTCGATAGCCCCAAGGATCGCTGACTCCGCTGCGCTGTAATCGGGAAGCTTTGCCGGGTCGTGTAAGTCGTCAAGTTTGGGATTCAGGAACTTATAGGCAGCTTCGGGATCGGAAAAGCCGCGATTCACCAGAACATGGGCCAGCAGGGAAGAGATATTCAAAGCTTGGCAAAGCTTGGCTTCGGCGATTTCGTCAGCCTCGGCTACTTCCCATACAGACTCTTGTTCGGTTTGTAGACTCATCGTAATAAAAATGGCGTCCTACGAAGGGACGCCGTAAGGGGGGACGAAATTTTACCGTCCCCAGAAAAAACTGTTAAAGCTTCTCGACGTTTGTAAAATCCAGCTCGACTGGCGTATCGCGACCGAAGATATTGATAAGTACCTTCAGTTTCTCGCGGTCGGCGTTCACCTCTTCGATCCTTCCTGTGAACTCGCTGAATGGTCCTTCGACAACTCGAATCGTGTCCCCAACGTGCCAGGCCACCTTGGGTGCCTCTTGGCTCTCCTCAAGGTTGGTCATGATCCGGCGTACTTCAACCTCTTCGAGAGGGACGGGCTTGTTGCCGCTCTGGACGAATCCTGTAACTCCGCTTGTGGATTTGACGAGCTTAAAGGCGTCGTCTGTCATCGACATCTGGATCAGTACGTAGCCTGGAAAGACCTTGCGATCACGCACGACGCGCTTACCGCCGCGTGTGGTCTGCTCCTTCTCTGTCGGGATCAGCACTTCAAAAATGTCAAGGTTCCACAGTCCGGCAACCTGAGCTCTGCGAGTTAAAACGTCTCGAACTCGGTTTTCATGTCCGGCGATGGTGTGAACCGCGTACCAAGTCTTAGGCATCTCTAAACTATCCTGTCGTGATGAAGTGGAAGACGAAGGCAACGATGTTGCTCAAAATGACCAGAAAAGCCACGATCATTCCACAAACGATAAGAACAACACCCGTGAGACGATTCGTTTCACGATGCGGTGGCCAGTTGACCTTCTTCAGTTCCCTTACAACCTCAACCCAAAAGGCCTTGAATCCTCGTCGGTGACGAGGCATTGGTATTGATGACGGGCTGTCTTTTGACATGTTGTTACGCTGCTCCAAAGAGGGGAATACGAAAATCATACCTCTCTGACACAGCGAATCATAGAATCTTGTGAAAATTGGGACAAAGATTCCAGTTGATCTTCGTTTCTTCAATGAGTTATCCTTTTCAGGTTGCATAGTTGAAGATTGAAGAAACTCCGGCGCGTGTCGGATTGGGCAAAAGCAAGATGCGAATAGCAGCAAAATGTAGTGAGTTAGAACATCTCGTGTTGGCAATGATTGCTAACGGAGTCACAAGTGGTTACGCAATGCGTAAGTTTATGGGTCGGATGAGGGGCAGCCAGTGGAGCACCGAAAGCGGCTCAATCTATCGAGCGTTGAGGCGTTTGGGCACTGCCGGCCTTGTTCGAGAGAGCGGACGAGCGGGATCCCCCAATCGTCAACGAACCGAGTATGAACTCACACCGGATGGCAAGACCGAAGTTTCCGCTTGGCTAAGTTCCACGCCTCTTTACGACGACTTTGCCGCTCTTCATGATCCTATTCGAGCCAGGACGCAGTTCCTTGGCCTTATCGAACGAGAGTCGCGTGCTGTGGTCGTAAAGAGCTGGGTGGCAAGCAGCAAATCGTTTGTCGAAGGATTAAAGCGCGAAGTGCGCACCCCCGCAGATTCGGAAGACTTTGAACATCTTTCTCTGTTGAATCTGATCGAGTTGGCGGAGGCGCGCCACAACTGGCTGCGTCAACTGTACGCACAGCTTAAATAGAGGCGAATTCGACGGCCTGGTGGTCCGCAATTAACGGCTTATTGAAATGACAGAATAAGCTCGTGGGCCGTCAGGCGCTTCAAACTCAATCTTGTCGCCTGGGCGGCTACCCATGAGCGCAACGCCGAGCGGCGATTCGTTGCTGATGAGATCGGCGTTCGGGTCGGCTTCGTAGATCGTGACTACCCGGACCGTGAACTTCTCGCCGAAGGCTTCGTCGTTGAGAGAGACTCGCGAACCGATACCAACGTATGAGGTCGGAATGTCGGATGTGCTGAGCTCTTGAGCGTTGCCGAAGATCGTTTTGAGTTCCTGGATACGGCTTTCAACGATCGCTTGGTCAAACTTAACCTCATCAAGCTCGCTGTTGTCCTCGCTAAACTCTCCATGCTGGAGGCTCTCGCGAATGCGATCGGCAATCTCTGGGCGTCGTGTCAGAGTCAAATGCTCTAACTCGTCGCGCAGCCGCTTATATCCCTCTGGGAGAAGGAATATCGTTGAACTCGAATCCGAGTCTGTTTCAACTGCTCTCTTGGCTTCGTTAAGGTCGCTCATGTTGTTTGTTGAGTCGCAATTATAGCCCGGCAAGCGGGCTTTGCACACGTCTTTATTGGCCAAAATGCCAATGTTGCCTAGAACCTCATCTTTTTGGGTTCAATCTTCCGTCTTAGACGTAAGATTCCGCATTTCGTTGCATGTTTCTGTTTCTAAACGTCGAAAGTATCATTTTCGTTTGAAGGGTAGAGTCCAAATATATGCGCAAGCTTGTTCACCGCACCGTCTTTTTGGCGGCTCTGCTTATGCTGCTGCAAACGGTGAGGGCGCAGGACCGCGTCCTTAGCGTCGATGCTGGTATCAACGTCGTGGTGACGGAGCATCCGCTTACCGCAGACATGGTTGAGATCACGGCTCTGGACCCTAACTACCCGCCGGATCTCCTTCGTCAACAGATCGACACACTCGGACAGCTATTGAAATCAACTCCGAGGGGTCTTACCGTCGGTTATGCCGAGATTGACCCGACGAACCCAGCCCTTCGGTTCCTAAAAGCTCGTTTTGCCGTTGACGGTCTGATTGAAAGATCGGTAGGCGAGTTGCGCATCGAACCGATCCTGAAGGCTTTTGCCGGAGCCCCAGCCCCGTACACGCTGAAGGGGATTACGATCCTTTTCGACGGTGAGGCTCCGAACGAAAACACGGTGAAACGATACGACCTGCCCGACGCCTTCCTTTCTCAAGCGATTATCGTTCCTTCACCATCTCAAGAGGGTGCCCCGGGAATCGAGTATTCGGTCAAGTATCTGACTCAAGATCCAAACAAGATTACGTATCCGAATCGACGTGTTGAACCAAAGTCGTCTGACACTCCGTCAGAGCCTGCAGGGTTATTGCCAACGTATGTTTGGATTGCGATTTTCATGGCCGGTTTATCAGCCGGTGCGTTGGTATACTTAGCTCTTGCAAAGCGGCCGTCCGTTCGTCGGTAGCGGAGCTTTGTAGATATTGACTCCCAGGATAAAGGTATGCGTGACCCGTCAACCATTAATATTCGTGAGCTCGTCGAGGTCGGTTATCACGAGCGTGCTTCCGACGTTTTCGTTCGTGGCGGCGCTAAGCCAGTAATGAGGCAACACGCCAAGATCAAGCCGTTGCCAGGTGAATGGCCCGTGATCGACGAACAAAATGCGGTTCGGCTGATCTCGGAACTGATGACTGAAAAGCAGCTCAAGCAGTTCGACGAGAATCTCGAAATGGACCTTGCGTTTACGGTCGGGACCTACTGTCGCGTTCGTGCCAATATCCACCTTCAGCGCGGAGTATGGGGCATCGTCTGTCGTGTTATTCCTCTCCAGATTCTTTCCGTCGAAGAGCTTGGACTTCCGCCCGTCGTCAAAGAGTTTTCGAAGATCAGACAAGGGCTAGTGCTCTTCACCGGACCGACAGGTTCCGGTAAGACCACTTCGCTTGCGGCGGTTATCGACCAGATTAACGAAACACGTCCGGTCCACATCGTCACGGTCGAAGACCCGATTGAATTTGTCCACTCCGACAAGCAGAGCTTTTTAACTCAGAGAGAGATCGGTATCGACACGCACGACTTCCTTCCCGCGATGCGTGCCGCTCTTCGTGAAGCTCCCGACGTCATCCTCGTCGGTGAAATGCGTGACCTTACGACGTTTAACACGGCTATGCAAGCCGGTGAAACCGGTCACTTGGTCTTCTCAACCGTTCACACTTCGAGCGCGTATGAGACCATGGACCGTATCGTGAACATGTTCCCGCCGCACGAGCGCGATTACCTCTGCGAACGACTTTCCGGCTCACTCAAAGCCATCGTTTCGCAAAAGCTTGTACCAAGGGCAGACGGAAACGGACGCGTTTGCGCCACCGAAATCCTTATCATCAACCCTACCATTGCAAAGCTGATTGAGGACGGACACTTCAACGATCTTTATCACCACATGAACGAAGGCGAGTTCTGGGGAATGCAGACTATGAACCAAAGTCTGCTCCGGTATGTCAAAGCAGGTGTGATATCCGAAGAGATGGCGGTGGCTTACGCTGGCGTCGGATCGGAGCTGAAGCAGTTGCTTCGACGATAAAGGAGCCCTTTGGTTGAGTTTGAATATCGATGATCTGCTAAGAGATCTGGTGTCAAAAGAGGCCAGCGACCTCCACATAAAAGCGGGGCATCCCCCGGTGATGCGCATCCACGGCGATCTTCACAAGGCGGACTATCCCCCCCTGAATGAGGAGGAGACCAAGCAACTCCTGCTTGGAATCCTGAACGAGGAACGAAGGGCGAAGCTCCATTCTTTTAAGGAGCTTGACCTTTCGTATCACGTGCCGGGTCTGGCTCGCTTTCGCGTCAACATGTTTTGGCAGCGCCACAAAGTTGGCGCTGTCTTCCGAGTCATCCCTTTTAACATCCGTACAATCGACGAGCTCTTCATGCCGAAGGTTTGTAAAAGCATCGCGATGTTGCCGAGGGGACTCGTCCTTGTTACGGGGCCAACAGGCTCAGGAAAGTCAACCTCTTTGGCGGCGATGATCAACGAGATCAACGTCAACAAGCGCCTCCACATCATGACGATTGAGGATCCGATTGAGTATGTTCATGCCGATAAACAAAGTATCGTGAACCAGCGAGAGCTTGCAACGGACACACATTCCTTTGCCGGGGCGTTGAAACATGTAATGCGGCAAAATCCCGACGTGATTTTGGTCGGTGAAATGCGTGACCTGGAAACCATTCAGCTTGCGATCACCGCCGCAGAAACCGGACACCTTGTTTTTTCGACTCTGCACACCGTCGACGCTGCTCAAACGATCGACCGCGTTGTCGACGTTTTTTCACCCGAGCAGCAGGCACAAATCCGAACTCAGCTCAGCGTGACCTTGCAGGCCGTCATCTCTCAAACGCTCTTGCCGACCACCGATGGAAAGGGGCGGGTGGCCGCCTTTGAGGTCATGACCGCCACGCCGTCGATCCGAACGCTGATACGAGAAGGTAAGACACACCAGCTTTATTTGGACATTCAAACCGGTATCGACTTTGGGATGCAAACGCTCGACGGTTGCTTGCTTGACCTGTTAAAGGATGGGCAGATTGATTACGAGCATGCTTTAGCAAAGTGCAGCAACCCGTCCGACTTCCAACGTCGGGCGACGAACCTTGGTCTTGTGGAGGTGTCCAGTGCTAGCCATTGAGAACCTCCTGACGCTCTGTGTCGAAAAAGACGGGTCGGACTTGCACTTCAAGACCGATACCGGGAAAGCCTATCTACGGGTTCACGGCGATCTCATCGAGATCGAGGATATGCCTCACTACGAACCCGAAGAGTTTCGGCTTGCCGTTTACAAGCTCCTAGACCCACAACAGATCGCCCGATACGAAGCTGAACTTGAGCTCGACTTTGCGCTGGAGATCAAGGGTCTTTCGAGGTTTCGAGGAAATCTCTACCAGCAACGAGGGGTTGTTCAAGCGGCCTTTCGTGTCATCCCCTACGAAATCCAAACGATGGAGACTTTGCAGCTCCCCGCTGCATGCTATGACTTTGTCGAGAGGCCAAGGGGCCTCGTCCTCGTTACGGGACCCGCTGGCTCTGGCAAGTCCACCACCCAAGCGGCCCTGATCGACCACATCAATCGCAATCATGCCGAGCATATCGTTACGGTTGAGGACCCGATCGAATTCGTTCACGACGATCAAGAATCTTTGATCAACCAACGGGAACTGGATGTTGATACGCTTAGCTTTGCCAACGCTCTCAAATACGTCCTGCGCCAAGACCCCGACGTCATTCTCGTGGGCGAAATGCGTGACCTGGAAACCATTCACCTAGCGATCACAGCCGCCGAAACCGGGCACCTGGTTTTTGGCACCTTGCACACAGTCGATGCCGTTCAAACGGTGGACCGTATTGTCGACGTTTTTCCTGTTCACCAGCAGCAGCAGATCCGTATGCAGCTGTCAGTGAACTTGGTGGGTGTTGTTTCCCAAACGCTCGTAAAGCGATCTGATGGACGTGGTCGCGTTGCCGCCTTTGAAGTCCTGGTTGCTTCGCCGGCCGTACGCAACCTCGTTCGTGAAAACAAGACTTACCAGATCAATTCGATGATCCAAACCGGTTCACGCCAGAAGATGCAAACGCTCGATCAGTCGCTGGCGACTTTGGTGGAGCGTGGATTGGTGAAGCACGACGACGCGCGCATGAAGGCCAAAGACCCTGGTGAGTTTGAGCGCTTGGTGGAGCTGCATGTCGGCAAAGCTGCGGCGCAACAGCTTGCAAACGAGAATATCGACCTCCAAAAGCCTCTCCATCAGCAGGTCAAGGGCGTGCGCGGTCAGCCCAATCGCCCCGCTTTCAAGCGTGATGGATAGATAGTCGTGAGTCGTGAATGGTGAATGGTGAATCGTGAATTGTGAATTGTGAATTGTGAATTGTGAATTGTGAGTCGTGGTAGTTAGGGGCAGTGAGCTAGTCTGAAAGCAGTTCGAAGGATTCCACCGCGACCTCTGTCTCACACTTAGCGATTTACAACTGTCTCTTCACCATACGCGGTTCACTTCTCATGACCGCCCGCCCGCCAACCAGCTAAAATATCCTCTCACGTGAACATCGATCCCGCACTGTTTCAGGAGAACGAGCGGCTTGCGGCCGTTGCCGACGAGCGTCAGTATGCCGACGTCGGCGCGCTGGACTGTGAAGCTGGCGGACGCCTTGAGTCCGTTACAGTCGCCTACGAAACGTGGGGAGAGCTTTCTGCAAACAAGGACAACGCTTTCCTCATTTGTCACGCTCTGTCGGGTGACTCGCATGCTGTGGGTTGGTGGGATCGTTTGGTTGGTCCCGATAAGCCGATCGACACCAACAAATACTTTGTCATCAGCACAAATGCGCTGGGGGGATGCCAGGGAACCACGGGTCCATCTTCTCTTGCCGCAGATGGAAACCCTTATGGCTCTCGATTCCCAATGATCACCATTGGCGATATGGTTGAGGTTCAAGCTCGGCTGATGGATCGCCTGGGAATTCAGAGACTTTACGGAGCCGCTGGTGGGTCGATGGGTGGCATGCAAGCTCTGGAATGGGCGCTCAGATTTCCTGGACGGGTGACGAACGTATGGCTAACTGCCTCCTGTGCCGCGCACAGTGCGATGCAGATCGGCTTCAACGAAGCCGCACGGCAAGCTGTGATGCGTGATCCCAAGTGGAAGGGCGGCGATTATGCGCCTGACGATCCCCCTGCCGACGGTCTTGCGGTGTCGCGCATGATTGGGCATCTATCGTTTTTGTCGGAGGCGGCCTTTGATTCTAAGTTTGCCAGACGACTGCAAGACAAGAGTGAGTTTGAATATTCATTCACACCTGAGTTCCAGGTGGAGAGCTATTTGTCCTATCAAGGTAACAAATTTACAAAAAGATTTGATGCCAATAGTGTGCTATTTTTGACACGGGCAATCGACTACTTTGACCGCCGTAAGTTTGGGCCGTCGGATGCCCGATTCTTGATTACCAGCTTCAGTAGCGACTGGCTCTACCCACCACACCAGAGCCAGGAATTGCTTGAATTAGCGCAGAATGCGGGGTGCTACGCCGAGTGGCACAACATTGACCTCCCGTATGGACATGACGCCTTTTTGCTGGACGGCGAACACCAAGGACGGATTCTGCGAGAGTTTCTACGCAGTAAAGAATATGCATAAAGGTCGCAAAAAGCACTATAGTCTCAGGAGCGTAACACCGCTATAATGGACTTGGTGCGGAAATGGTGACGTTGTCCGCCGAAAGAGACGCCCGAGAAGAAATGCTGGTACCGCCGAAAAATAAACTGATCCTTCTCATTGAGGATGATGTCGATGACGAACGACTGACTTTGCGCGCCCTGCGCAAGAATAACGTCGTCAACGAGGTCGTCGTCGCGTGCGATGGGCAAGAGGCGTTGGACTATCTGATGCGCCGTGGAGCCTTTTCACAGCTCCCCCTCGGCAGCATGCCCTCATTGATCGTGCTCGACCTCAAACTTCCTAAGCTCAGCGGTCTGGAAGTTCTCCAACGTATTCGTTCTAACAGCGATACGGCGACCATTCCCGTGGTTGTGTTAACGGCTTCAAACTCTCCAAAGCAGGTGGAGGAGTGTTACGACGCAGGAGCCAACAGCTATATCCTCAAACCGGACACCGCAGCTGAGTTCTCTGAGACCATTTTGAACGTCGTGATGTACTGGCTTTTGCTGAACGAAGCCCCCCAGCCAGTAGCGGTGTGAAATACGTCCCGAATGGGCCCTTCCCGCTTGTGCAAATCTTCTTGGGCACTGGTATAATCCGATCTCGCGCGGGGGTGTAGCTCAGTGGTTAGAGCGCCGGCCTGTCACGCCGGAGGTCGCGGGTTCAAGTCCCGTCATCCTCGCCATCGAAACAAGGATGCCGCGGTAGCTCAGTTGGTAGAGCAAAGGACTGAAAATCCTTGGGTCGCCGGTTCGAGTCCGGCTTGCGGCACCATCCCCCCTTTTCTCCTGATTCAAGCCCGCTGTGCATACAGTCGCCTGTGCGCGACACGACTGACCGACCATATCCGTTAAAATGTAACTGTGCGGCAAATCTCAATTCTCATAGGACTGCTGTTTTGTCTCGGGCTCGCCGTAGCCCATGAGCCACGTACAGGGTACCGATCCCGTCCGCTCAACGTGGGAGACCGCATCGAGATTCTCTTGTCAGGAACTGCCCAGCCGCCCTTCGAGGCTTTGGTGAC carries:
- a CDS encoding type IV pilus twitching motility protein PilT; this encodes MLAIENLLTLCVEKDGSDLHFKTDTGKAYLRVHGDLIEIEDMPHYEPEEFRLAVYKLLDPQQIARYEAELELDFALEIKGLSRFRGNLYQQRGVVQAAFRVIPYEIQTMETLQLPAACYDFVERPRGLVLVTGPAGSGKSTTQAALIDHINRNHAEHIVTVEDPIEFVHDDQESLINQRELDVDTLSFANALKYVLRQDPDVILVGEMRDLETIHLAITAAETGHLVFGTLHTVDAVQTVDRIVDVFPVHQQQQIRMQLSVNLVGVVSQTLVKRSDGRGRVAAFEVLVASPAVRNLVRENKTYQINSMIQTGSRQKMQTLDQSLATLVERGLVKHDDARMKAKDPGEFERLVELHVGKAAAQQLANENIDLQKPLHQQVKGVRGQPNRPAFKRDG
- a CDS encoding transcription elongation factor GreA — its product is MSDLNEAKRAVETDSDSSSTIFLLPEGYKRLRDELEHLTLTRRPEIADRIRESLQHGEFSEDNSELDEVKFDQAIVESRIQELKTIFGNAQELSTSDIPTSYVGIGSRVSLNDEAFGEKFTVRVVTIYEADPNADLISNESPLGVALMGSRPGDKIEFEAPDGPRAYSVISISR
- a CDS encoding PilT/PilU family type 4a pilus ATPase — its product is MRDPSTINIRELVEVGYHERASDVFVRGGAKPVMRQHAKIKPLPGEWPVIDEQNAVRLISELMTEKQLKQFDENLEMDLAFTVGTYCRVRANIHLQRGVWGIVCRVIPLQILSVEELGLPPVVKEFSKIRQGLVLFTGPTGSGKTTSLAAVIDQINETRPVHIVTVEDPIEFVHSDKQSFLTQREIGIDTHDFLPAMRAALREAPDVILVGEMRDLTTFNTAMQAGETGHLVFSTVHTSSAYETMDRIVNMFPPHERDYLCERLSGSLKAIVSQKLVPRADGNGRVCATEILIINPTIAKLIEDGHFNDLYHHMNEGEFWGMQTMNQSLLRYVKAGVISEEMAVAYAGVGSELKQLLRR
- a CDS encoding homoserine O-acetyltransferase, yielding MNIDPALFQENERLAAVADERQYADVGALDCEAGGRLESVTVAYETWGELSANKDNAFLICHALSGDSHAVGWWDRLVGPDKPIDTNKYFVISTNALGGCQGTTGPSSLAADGNPYGSRFPMITIGDMVEVQARLMDRLGIQRLYGAAGGSMGGMQALEWALRFPGRVTNVWLTASCAAHSAMQIGFNEAARQAVMRDPKWKGGDYAPDDPPADGLAVSRMIGHLSFLSEAAFDSKFARRLQDKSEFEYSFTPEFQVESYLSYQGNKFTKRFDANSVLFLTRAIDYFDRRKFGPSDARFLITSFSSDWLYPPHQSQELLELAQNAGCYAEWHNIDLPYGHDAFLLDGEHQGRILREFLRSKEYA
- a CDS encoding type IV pilus twitching motility protein PilT, which encodes MNIDDLLRDLVSKEASDLHIKAGHPPVMRIHGDLHKADYPPLNEEETKQLLLGILNEERRAKLHSFKELDLSYHVPGLARFRVNMFWQRHKVGAVFRVIPFNIRTIDELFMPKVCKSIAMLPRGLVLVTGPTGSGKSTSLAAMINEINVNKRLHIMTIEDPIEYVHADKQSIVNQRELATDTHSFAGALKHVMRQNPDVILVGEMRDLETIQLAITAAETGHLVFSTLHTVDAAQTIDRVVDVFSPEQQAQIRTQLSVTLQAVISQTLLPTTDGKGRVAAFEVMTATPSIRTLIREGKTHQLYLDIQTGIDFGMQTLDGCLLDLLKDGQIDYEHALAKCSNPSDFQRRATNLGLVEVSSASH
- a CDS encoding PadR family transcriptional regulator, translating into MIANGVTSGYAMRKFMGRMRGSQWSTESGSIYRALRRLGTAGLVRESGRAGSPNRQRTEYELTPDGKTEVSAWLSSTPLYDDFAALHDPIRARTQFLGLIERESRAVVVKSWVASSKSFVEGLKREVRTPADSEDFEHLSLLNLIELAEARHNWLRQLYAQLK
- a CDS encoding response regulator produces the protein MVTLSAERDAREEMLVPPKNKLILLIEDDVDDERLTLRALRKNNVVNEVVVACDGQEALDYLMRRGAFSQLPLGSMPSLIVLDLKLPKLSGLEVLQRIRSNSDTATIPVVVLTASNSPKQVEECYDAGANSYILKPDTAAEFSETILNVVMYWLLLNEAPQPVAV
- the secE gene encoding preprotein translocase subunit SecE, yielding MPRHRRGFKAFWVEVVRELKKVNWPPHRETNRLTGVVLIVCGMIVAFLVILSNIVAFVFHFITTG
- the nusG gene encoding transcription termination/antitermination factor NusG; translated protein: MPKTWYAVHTIAGHENRVRDVLTRRAQVAGLWNLDIFEVLIPTEKEQTTRGGKRVVRDRKVFPGYVLIQMSMTDDAFKLVKSTSGVTGFVQSGNKPVPLEEVEVRRIMTNLEESQEAPKVAWHVGDTIRVVEGPFSEFTGRIEEVNADREKLKVLINIFGRDTPVELDFTNVEKL
- the recJ gene encoding single-stranded-DNA-specific exonuclease RecJ: MSLQTEQESVWEVAEADEIAEAKLCQALNISSLLAHVLVNRGFSDPEAAYKFLNPKLDDLHDPAKLPDYSAAESAILGAIERREKIFVHGDYDVDGVSSAALFTRFLQKIGADVTTHVPHRIKEGYGIHESAVSDAKAEGAKLFLTCDCGITALEAVEAARSEGMTVVVTDHHTVGKDLPEAHAVVNPHREDSEYPFQNLSGSGVVFKLCAGITRSLGHPLEAYYRAYLDLAVLGTVADVMPLVDENRIITKFGLERLKETKKPGLQALMRESRINVSNGEKLKTFHIGYQLGPRLNAAGRIDDADISLRLLLSTDQSESDGLAARLEELNNQRRNDQQSLVDEAREMVYSMGKQDASVIVVGSPNWHPGIIGIAAGKLVDHFRRPVFVVSIDSQKGIGKGSGRSIPGFNLAEAIRAHPDLLSGGGHAMAAGFGVDANRLEEAADALAKYGAVEMAQADFSKIYKADDEVLGRDIELDAVNSLSLLEPFGDSNPEPQFIVRNVAIEQLRPSKRPEHMLLTVRTPDGVMVRFTAFNSAERMAGHGKGVWADMLISPYVDTYYGRPEVKWKLRDYRIIS